In the genome of Hymenobacter cellulosivorans, one region contains:
- a CDS encoding N-acetylglucosamine kinase, whose protein sequence is MILIADGGSTKSSWCQLDETGNRVYFNTEGYNPDFMQTAAIAASLDKNLPETLARETVREVHYYGAGVSSSKKADVIAQAMRQIFPNANVDVDHDLLAAARALLGRKPGFAAILGTGTNSCLYDGEKITYNVDSLGYFLGDEGSGSFIGKRLMRDYLRGLLPDGLQDIFREEYKLTREDILDRLYNQPLPNRFLASFGKFAYDHNNISYCREIVLQGFETFFENIVLHYPNYQDYSFNCVGSVAYNFRDALFQVARSHGMEVGKIIRSPIDDLVSYHEQEA, encoded by the coding sequence ATGATTCTCATTGCCGACGGCGGCTCAACCAAGAGCAGCTGGTGTCAGCTCGACGAGACTGGCAACCGGGTGTACTTCAACACTGAGGGCTATAACCCGGACTTCATGCAAACGGCCGCTATTGCCGCTTCGCTCGATAAAAACCTGCCCGAGACACTAGCGCGCGAAACCGTGCGCGAAGTGCATTACTACGGCGCCGGGGTGTCGTCCTCGAAGAAAGCTGATGTCATTGCCCAGGCCATGCGGCAGATTTTTCCCAACGCCAACGTCGACGTCGACCACGACCTGCTGGCCGCGGCCCGTGCCCTGCTGGGCCGCAAGCCAGGCTTTGCGGCCATTCTGGGCACGGGTACCAACTCCTGCCTTTACGACGGCGAGAAAATCACCTACAACGTGGATTCGCTGGGGTATTTCCTCGGTGATGAAGGCTCGGGCTCCTTCATTGGCAAGCGCCTGATGCGCGACTACCTGCGCGGCTTGCTACCCGACGGCCTGCAGGACATTTTCCGGGAGGAGTACAAGCTGACCCGCGAGGATATCCTGGACCGGCTCTACAACCAGCCCCTGCCCAACCGGTTTCTGGCCAGCTTCGGCAAGTTTGCCTACGACCACAACAACATCAGCTACTGCCGCGAAATCGTACTGCAGGGCTTTGAGACGTTCTTCGAGAACATCGTGCTGCACTACCCCAACTACCAGGACTACTCCTTCAACTGCGTGGGCTCGGTGGCCTACAACTTTCGCGACGCGCTGTTTCAGGTGGCCCGCAGCCACGGCATGGAAGTCGGCAAAATCATCCGCTCCCCCATCGATGACCTGGTAAGCTACCACGAGCAGGAAGCGTAG
- a CDS encoding SusE domain-containing protein — MNNWLTRIVGLCAAVVVVTSCEKDETKAVLNTNSAPQLTATTAKATISPTTGSQPAVTYTWTNPDFGYQAAVSYTLQFAKKGTNFKPMQEFEMGSSLTKSFTVNELNSVYNGLDCNITAPVATTLDVRVKATLGGTVEPIYSSLTSIEATPFQAQSAPADSWAIIGEATPNGWNTETRMSYDYCSRVWSVTLPLKAGEFKFRANNGWDKNLGDEGTGDPMTTGRKLVYNVAPTPNPSNIKLATAGTYLITLDINATPNPIFKLSLK, encoded by the coding sequence ATGAATAACTGGCTTACCCGCATTGTGGGGCTGTGTGCCGCCGTGGTCGTAGTGACATCCTGCGAAAAGGATGAAACCAAGGCTGTGCTCAACACAAACTCTGCTCCCCAGCTCACGGCTACTACTGCCAAGGCAACCATTTCGCCTACCACTGGCTCCCAACCAGCGGTGACTTATACCTGGACAAATCCTGATTTCGGCTACCAGGCAGCGGTGAGCTACACCCTGCAGTTTGCCAAGAAGGGCACCAACTTCAAGCCGATGCAAGAGTTTGAAATGGGTTCTAGCTTGACCAAATCATTCACTGTAAATGAGCTGAACAGCGTCTACAATGGCCTGGACTGCAATATTACGGCCCCAGTAGCTACCACCCTTGATGTGCGCGTGAAAGCTACGCTGGGCGGGACTGTTGAGCCAATCTATTCCTCCCTGACCAGCATCGAGGCCACTCCCTTCCAGGCGCAATCGGCTCCTGCTGATAGCTGGGCTATTATCGGTGAGGCAACGCCAAACGGCTGGAATACGGAAACCCGGATGTCGTATGACTACTGCAGCCGCGTTTGGAGTGTGACCCTACCCCTGAAAGCCGGGGAGTTTAAGTTTCGGGCTAATAATGGCTGGGACAAGAACCTGGGTGATGAGGGCACCGGTGATCCTATGACCACAGGTCGCAAGCTGGTGTACAACGTTGCTCCAACTCCCAATCCTTCGAACATTAAATTGGCTACGGCTGGTACCTACCTGATTACGTTAGATATCAACGCAACCCCGAACCCCATCTTTAAGCTTTCGCTTAAATAG